The Pieris rapae chromosome 11, ilPieRapa1.1, whole genome shotgun sequence nucleotide sequence gaaacatagtcgtaaataaaattatagacaaaGCCGGACAGCCATTTAGACTGTTATCGCGTCTTCATAAGTCAACTTTGCTTTCAGATCTATTCTACCGTCAGAGAACCTAGGGGTTTCTATCGTTGCAATGGGTGAGGGATGGCATAACTTCCACCACACATTCCCCTGGGATTACAAAGCAGCTGAATTACCGTACTTTGTGAATGCCACCACAGTATTTTTAGATTTCGCCGCTTATGGCGGGCTCGCGTACGATTTGAAAACTGCGACACCGGAACTTATAAAGGCGGTTGCGGAAAAGAAAGGGGAAtagagaaattaattttaaggcaattttttgggattttattaaaataattttattgtacaacgatcttttattaaaagtttcgATAAAGTATAAACCTGAGTTTATATGTTTCTTGTTCTATTCTTAATCGAATAATTCATATGACATGagtcatttaatataatcttacatactaatataaaaaattcatatacaattttatttaaaaataattgtgttttcATAGAATTAAACAGGAATTCTTTTTACAACAACTTCTTTTTACTTCGGGCCATTTCAACAATCATGATTTATGTCTACTACCCTTGCCGGATCTTTAATATTGAGAATATTAAAGATCTACTATCAAGATCTCTTCTCAATGCTAATATGATGTCCTGCTTCCGGCTTCAGCATCACGTCTATCTTCAACGTGAGTTTTGTGTGGTCTCCCTTCACTTTATAGTGCCGCATCAGATGCGCCAGCGTTGTCTTCATTGACATGTAAGCGTACGATTTACCTGAAATATACACGTTTAAATGGCTTCACACAAAGTTCAGTCAtgcttaaaataaagtattttcctTTCTTTCTACCTTTTctcttttaaacaaaaatgatttaGGTCGTATActcatttaaagttttatgttttaaaaagttaatttaaatttaagaactTTTGAACATTATATTAGGTacagttttgtatttatttattaagtctgtCATCATACATAGTACTAGATCTCCggattattttactaaatcttctatcaaaaatgtatgacaattaaattaaacaaaatttttacaaaacaatgaaataaaaattaaaaaaatacaatcaaaacatataacataaaatatatatacatatttatttaatatatttacaactatGTTGGATCGTAGGATTGCAAGATGTCACTTCTTCATATATTTTGAACTTATCGTTCAGACCTCTGATTTTATAATAGCAATGGACTCACCAATACAAATCCTTCGTCCCATATTAAAGGCGGCAAATGCTGTGGGACACTCAGGCAATCTTGCTGGATCTAACCAGCGTTCAGGCTTAAATTCCTCACGATCTTCACCCCACATGGGATGTCGATGAATGCCATATACGAACATAAAACACGTTCGACCCTTTGATAACGTGTATGTCTctgaaaataatagttttatggATGCATGGTcgtaatgttttaaacaaattccAGAAATTTGCCACGCTTCACTTTTTTGACGACAgatgatttatttcaattaaatttgttttggatATTGTTAAGTATTTCTATGAGTGCGATACTTgcgaaaaaaatgtaaacctATGTATACTACAAATGTTTTGTACTAATTAAACCAAGTAACAACTAAATTAGtcgacatttatttttatatatgttatgtgATTGTTCTCCTTCGAGGGGGGgagatataaagaaaataacgaCTCTCATTTATATGAGACTATCGAATCATCTCTATGTTTGAATTTGCCGCGTTTCGCACAGAGTGATAGACTCGGGTTATCGATGGTAAAACATGAATACTCGATGGTCGGAATTCTAACCTAAAAATATCGAACATTGAAGATTTCAATTATTGGTTTAaaggttatttaattaattttaataaggaataataagtaaatcacCTGgagtaaaaacttttaatgttgttttctgtttttattgcaGGTAAGACTATTTCTAAGtgtcttttgtaattttatcttgtaaacagaaaataaataaatgaatctgTTTTTATTGCAGAAACCCAactgagtttttatttcgagAAGGAGTGGTATATAATAACCTTATTACATTCATATAATGTACGCGTCGAGAGATAAATGTGCCTTACTTACTCAACTTTAGGTCCCTGTCAAGTACTCTAGCGGTGACTGGTACAATGGGATAAATTCTCATACTTTCTTTTATAACAGCCTCTAAATAAATCAGCTGGGAGAGGTCATGTTTTGTGACGTCACGGTCATCGTCGCCAAATACATCTTTAattctgttaaaatataaaaatttacgtttaaaacCTCAAACCACACGATTTTAGAGGTGATGTAAAACCTAGAacttataaatactataataattgttattaaatattttatactatttgaGTATTTTATTGGTTACTGTCgtcatacttaaaaatatctgataattatcaaaatacgAGACGTAAAAGTGGTTTCAGGTTAGCGATACATTTTCAAGaagaattttacattttgaaGATTACACTTTAGAATATTCATTAATGTTGactgttatataaaacaaataatctacagctatttataaaacaaatggcACCACAACCTTCTAGGTCTAGATTACTGTATCAAATTcgcgtttttttttcttgatacAGGTCTAAGATCTgcgcctgacacacgtcgtcgacatttttagattaaggcatgccagtttcctcacgatgtcttCCAGGGAGTGTTAATATAGCTATGTAGTTTCGTTTTAAAACAAGGTAATAACTCACTCTTCGACTATCTTGTCCTGGACATCGGGGTGTGAGCCAATAAGCAGTAGTGTGAACATGAGTACGCTAGCTGATGTGTCGTGCCCACCAACAATCATCGTGTCTACATGTTCTTGTATTTCACGGTCATTAAACGCACCCTTTTCCACAGCCAACTCCAGCAAAAGGTCCATAAAGGGCTTGAATTTTGTTCCTGTACAAAAGACATTACGACTTTTATTGCACAACGTTTTACgtgttgatttttatatagttttttttttctaataaatgttatattttagagAGTAGAGTTGCGATAAGTGGGACTCTCGGATGGCAAAAACACGACTTGATGCGGACGAGTCATCTTTCTTTCAGTTAAGTCTCAACTCCAAATGTTACATTACCCAAAGACTTTTCGTAAATTGAAAACTACGCAAATAgaagaaaacaaaactaaattacCGGTTTTTTCCTCGACTTGACCTGTTTCTAGACGTTTCAAATAATCTGCCTTTCGTTTTTGTAATACCTGAAACAAcgaatgaatatataattaaaatacttttcaaattaatatcacGCGggttaaaatgttattattcatttaattaagtttagaaTGAAAACCTGcactatttgaaaataaactgaaatattttattgtaaatatatgctacaataaaaattaaaaattaaaaaaaattggtgaCAGCGTTTTAAGCTTGTTATTGAAAATGCCGCATCgtgtttataaatgtttttttaaaagtcttaataatttatagtttgcATTCACCAATGATGCATATGAGCTTGTACGCTTCAAATATTGATAACGTGTCCACTAAATCTTGGTATTTTGTTGGTTCTTGCATCCTTACACCACTTAATTAACAGAAATAAACGTTAAATACTTACGGTATatgacatattatgtaatatctcCAACAAACTGTCCTGTTTCTTTCGTAAGCCGGACCATTGGTATATATAGTCGTTATGAAGCCAGAATTTCTGGAACCTCTCAACAAATACATTGAATATCTGTTCGGTCGCTTTCACGTATTGAGTATTTAGTACACCTTTCTCTGTAAAATCTATTCCCAGAGCCGTTACTGAAATGAAAAAGCCGTACTTGGCTATAGAAtacgatttttaatattaaagctaTGCGGTACTTTGTTAAATCACGGTACTCTCGTAGTAAAGACTCAgaggaatttttttttaaatgtataagtcATAGTATAACTTGTAGTTATAAGGATAGTAACCCTAAGGGTTTCTCAACTAATTTTAGCTCGTTTATTGCTTTGTTTGATTGAAATAGATAGtcgaataaaataagtttattgttACCCATCCATTCAATTAATGAgtacttaattatatgtaaaggtTTGTTTAAGGCGTAAAAAGTACTTTATATTTAGTGAGTAAATAAGTTATAAGCTGTCAATccttcttaataaaaaatataagcacCCAGCTAGCAAAAGATTTAATCTATGCTAAACGGAATTATGAACAAACATCGTTTAAATTGAATGTGTATCTGatacaatttaattgattcGTTCGAACTGACAAAATCTTGTACTATCTTATTAGTTTGTATGGATACTAAGGGTACCTACAGAGTCACAGGC carries:
- the LOC110998767 gene encoding cytochrome P450 4C1-like, producing MIGLILITIICALWAWSHLNRNKNEPPSIPGGLPLIGHAHRLIGDSVELWKSVVDLSYDSLRLGGVLSAAIGPRTIYVLTDPEDALTVANTCLQKDAFYEFAKCWLGEGLVTGKLSIWRHHRRLLNPAFSQVVLDSFLGVFNSQSRRLVDDLKKEVGKGPFDHWVYTRHNALETICLTALGIDFTEKGVLNTQYVKATEQIFNVFVERFQKFWLHNDYIYQWSGLRKKQDSLLEILHNMSYTVLQKRKADYLKRLETGQVEEKTGTKFKPFMDLLLELAVEKGAFNDREIQEHVDTMIVGGHDTSASVLMFTLLLIGSHPDVQDKIVEEIKDVFGDDDRDVTKHDLSQLIYLEAVIKESMRIYPIVPVTARVLDRDLKLKTYTLSKGRTCFMFVYGIHRHPMWGEDREEFKPERWLDPARLPECPTAFAAFNMGRRICIGKSYAYMSMKTTLAHLMRHYKVKGDHTKLTLKIDVMLKPEAGHHISIEKRS